One region of Pseudomonas alvandae genomic DNA includes:
- the ccmA gene encoding cytochrome c biogenesis heme-transporting ATPase CcmA yields MTSPLLQTVGLACERDLRLLFENLELRLSRGDMVQISGPNGSGKTSLLRLLAGLMQPTAGEILLNGQPLHSQRSELARNLLWIGHAAGIKDLLTPEENLSWLCALHRPAGREAIWQALAAVGLKGFEDVPSHTLSAGQQRRVALARLYLDSPPLWILDEPFTALDKQGVAQLEEHLARHCENGGMVLLTTHHTLARMPSGYRSIDLGNWAV; encoded by the coding sequence TTGACCAGTCCTCTCCTGCAAACCGTCGGCCTCGCCTGTGAGCGAGACTTGCGGCTGCTCTTCGAAAATCTCGAATTGAGACTCTCGCGTGGCGATATGGTGCAGATCAGTGGCCCCAACGGCAGTGGCAAGACCAGTCTGCTGCGCCTGCTGGCCGGGTTGATGCAGCCCACTGCCGGCGAGATCCTGCTCAACGGCCAACCGTTGCATAGCCAGCGCAGCGAGCTGGCGCGCAATCTGTTGTGGATCGGCCATGCCGCCGGCATCAAGGATCTGCTGACCCCCGAAGAAAACCTCAGTTGGCTCTGCGCCCTGCATCGGCCGGCCGGGCGCGAGGCGATCTGGCAGGCGTTGGCGGCGGTAGGATTGAAAGGTTTCGAGGACGTGCCGAGCCATACCCTGTCGGCCGGCCAGCAGCGCCGCGTGGCCCTGGCGCGGCTGTACCTGGACAGCCCGCCGCTGTGGATCCTCGACGAGCCGTTCACCGCACTGGACAAGCAAGGCGTGGCGCAGCTTGAAGAACACCTCGCCCGGCACTGCGAGAACGGCGGCATGGTGCTGCTGACCACCCATCACACCTTGGCCCGGATGCCCTCCGGTTATCGCAGCATTGACCTGGGGAACTGGGCGGTATGA